One stretch of Mangifera indica cultivar Alphonso chromosome 9, CATAS_Mindica_2.1, whole genome shotgun sequence DNA includes these proteins:
- the LOC123226445 gene encoding phosphoinositide phospholipase C 4-like codes for MGSYRMCMCFTRKFRYTSAEPPIDVKEAFSKCTGGGTHMTAEQLQRFLVEVQGEGDDGARVPDAERLLEQVLKSRRHLAKFTRTLTLDDFHYYLFNSDLNHPIINDKVHHDMKAPLSNYFIYTGHNSYLTGNQLSSDCSDRPIIKALLRGVRVVELDIWPNSTKDDVHVLHGRTLTAPVELITCLRSIKENAFSASPYPVIITLEDHLTPDLQAKVAKMITDTFGELLFHPQCECLQEFPSPDDLKYKIIISTKPPKEYLRAKRKDTKNNSDEDEWGKEPSDLAADKEDEDKSDSDSSDDDVDDQERHSEASDYKSLIAIHAGKPKGGLKEALKVEANKVRRLSLSEQSLEKATESHGTDVVRFTQKNLLRIYPKGTRFNSSNYKPLVGWMHGAQMVAFNMQGYGRALWLMHGMFRSNGGCGYVKKPDFLMNVDPNGQVFDPEEELQVKKTLRVKVYMGDGWHLDFKQTHFDLYSPPDFYCRVGIAGVPADEIMKKTKIKEDNWTPVWEEEFEFPLTVPELALLRIEVHEYDMSEKDDFAGQTCLPVSELKTGIRAVPLFDRKGEKMRSVRLLMRFDFV; via the exons ATGGGTAGTTACAGAATGTGCATGTGCTTTACCAGAAAGTTTAGGTATACGTCGGCGGAGCCACCGATTGACGTTAAAGAGGCTTTCAGTAAGTGTACCGGAGGGGGAACCCACATGACGGCGGAGCAGCTGCAGCGGTTCTTGGTCGAAGTTCAAGGTGAAGGTGATGATGGCGCGCGTGTTCCAGATGCTGAGAGACTTTTGGAGCAGGTTTTGAAGTCAAGGCGTCATCTTGCTAAGTTTACCAGAACTCTTACTCTTGATGATTTTCACTATTACTTGTTCAACTCAGATCTTAACCACCCCATCATCAATGATAAG GTTCATCATGATATGAAAGCTCCATTGTcgaattattttatatacacgGGACACAATTCATATTTGACTGGGAATCAACTTAGCAGCGATTGTAGCGATAGGCCAATTATTAAGGCACTGCTGAGAGGTGTAAGAGTTGTTGAGCTTGATATTTGGCCCAATTCTACCAAAGATGATGTGCATGTTCTTCATGGAAG GACCTTGACAGCCCCTGTGGAGCTCATAACATGCTTGAGATCCATTAAAGAGAATGCTTTTTCTGCATCTCCATATCCTGTTATAATTACTCTTGAAGACCACCTGACACCAGATCTTCAGGCTAAAGTAGCTAAG aTGATCACTGACACATTCGGAGAACTGTTGTTTCATCCACAATGTGAATGTTTGCAAGAATTTCCTTCACCAGATGACTTAAAGTATAAGATTATAATATCAACCAAACCCCCAAAAGAGTATCTTAGAGCTAAAAGGAAGGATACGAAAAATAACTCTGACGAAGATGAATGGGGCAAGGAGCCATCTGACCTTGCAGCtgacaaagaagatgaagacaag AGTGATAGTGATTCAAgtgatgatgatgttgatgacCAAGAGCGCCATTCAGAAGCATCTGACTATAAGAGCCTAATTGCCATTCATGCTGGAAAACCCAAGGGTGGATTGAAGGAGGCACTCAAAGTTGAAGCTAATAAAGTGAGGCGCCTTAGTTTGAGTGAACAATCACTTGAAAAGGCTACTGAATCTCACGGAACAGATGTTGTGAG ATTTACTCAGAAGAATTTATTAAGGATATATCCTAAGGGTACTCGGTTCAACTCCTCCAATTACAAGCCACTAGTTGGTTGGATGCATGGAGCTCAAATGGTAGCATTTAACATGCAG GGATATGGAAGAGCTCTCTGGTTGATGCATGGAATGTTTAGATCTAATGGAGGGTGTGGTTATGTCAAGAAGCCTGATTTTCTAATGAATGTTGATCCAAATGGTCAAGTGTTTGATCCCGAGGAAGAATTGCAAGTGAAAAAGACTTTGAGG GTGAAAGTTTACATGGGAGATGGATGGCATTTGGATTTTAAACAAACACACTTTGATCTATACTCACCCCCAGATTTCTATTGCAGG GTTGGCATAGCAGGGGTGCCAGCGGATGAGAtaatgaagaaaacaaagataaagGAGGACAATTGGACACCTGTTTGGGaagaagaatttgaatttcCATTGACTGTTCCTGAACTTGCTTTGCTTCGAATTGAAGTCCACGAGTATGACATGTCTGAGAAGGATGACTTTGCTGGGCAAACTTGTTTGCCAGTCTCTGAGTTGAAAACGGGGATCCGTGCAGTTCCCCTCTTTGATCGCAAAGGAGAAAAGATGAGGTCCGTGAGGCTTCTGATGCGCTTTGATTTTGTCTGA